CAAAATACAGTAAGCGTAGTAGAAAATGATGTCTAATGCCATGCACAACCTACGAGGCTAGGACATAAAACAACATAGTAAGAAAAATAGCTAATGCTTTGAACAACCCACAAAGTAAGGAAACATAGCAACAGTAGTAGCACCCAAGTAGAACAACTGTCTCCAGTAACACAATAGTTGTCTACATTGCAAAGCATCAAAAGATAGAGAGGAGATAATATATACCGCACGCGCATGGCCCTCTGatccttcttcttccttgatCGTTATCCATGCAATATGTCATTGTCCTCACTTCTGTCATCAATGTCAGCTTCTTTAGCAAGTGCTTCTGTTGCCTTCATTGATGCATGCTATGATTTTATGTTTTCAATATACAACCGTGTAGGTTAAAGAACCACATGtcttttttactttcttttgcCTATCAGTGCACAATAGCAATATAAGCAATACGAACATAGATATCAACACAaatacggatacggacacgatgacaaaacaaaaaatggagacaCAGACAAGGTGGGAGACATgccaaagataaaataaaataaataaataacagatTTTTCGTATGTTTTGGAAGCTCTTAGCAAGTATTGTATGTATAAACATTCAAAGCTAAATAGAAACTAACGGATCCATTGGGCTTTTTATATTATCTAATAATGGAAACAATGAACTTgatacaaaatacaaattctGTGTAATTAATGCATGATCATCAAATAAACAATACACAAGGCACGAGTGACAACTTTTCTTGGCAAATTGTTATAATGTGTGTGGCCCTCCATCGTGCCTCCATACTTGTTTCACACTTTTGCTTGAGACACACTTGTTCCCAGCGTGTCCCCTGCTCAAAGTAAATTTAATACAATTAATGGGAAACACATGATGTATCCCATACGTATCTCTGTGACTGAGCGGCGGGCCGGTGTCCCGACGTGTCTGAAATGAATATACAACAACTACTTTGGTGCATCGGTGGTTCATAGATGAcaacaaacattttgaaaacaagAAGAATTAATTGACAAAAAGGTGTAGTATCTGACAAGCGCCAATTGGCTGGCGTATAAGTACTGAGGCAACAGTATTGTGTGTTACAGAATGTGCTAGGCAAGCCAAAGAGTAGTCTGGAATTTTTCTCctgctttttttttctcttcctttttagTGTGAATTTTTTGTGCATTACAATTCCAATACAAAATTATTGGCATCAATGAAGGGATGCATTCTAtgtttttcttcactttttagttttgtgttTTGTCTTATTCTTGGTTCTGATATGTGTAGTTTGTGAAAGCATAAAATTGTTTGGGTGTAGGTTTGGTCCATATTTCTGCCAGCCTGTGATTGCTGGATTGGGTGATGAAGACAAGCCCTTTATTTGCACCATGGATTCAATTGGAGCCAAGTGTGTATACTTTCTTCTCTTGTTTTATCCATTGTTTCTGAACCATCAATACACTACAACTTCCCAGAGgcttcttgttttcttgctttattttttgggggttttccCCCCCACTTTTCTTAGACTAAAATGTCGAGGATACATTGATGTCTAGTTTGTCTAGTCTTCTATGCGTCTAATCTTTCACGAGCTTAGATCACCTCTGTGCTTGAGCACTGTCACTAAGGGTCACACCTCTAGTTGTTTTCCTCACTTTGTTCTTCGACACAATATGTGATGTTGTGAAATGTTGGTATATAGCAATTTTTGAAACTTGACTTGAAAATCTGTCAATCTTCTGAAATTACTGGACTCTTTTTTCTGTGAAATTAAATTGTTAGAAGTTCAcagatgttcaaaaaaaattgagtgctTTTGTACAAGGGTTGTATTTAATGTATGCTCAAAATCACTGTATACATTAAAGAGCGCAAAACCTTAAATGATTATCCTTTTCCTTAATGCTCTCCATGTTGTGGTTGTAATTTAACGCGTGTTCAAAGTCACTGGATACATCAAGAAGTGTGATGCCTTAAGTGATTTATCCTTTTCGGACGCATTCGATACTTTTAGTCAATTTCAACTCACCAATgtgtattttgatattttctgatgtttcaaaatttaacaaaagtGAGGCTGTCTGTCCACCTGTCAATTCTGGTGTCTTCGTTAGCATGATTTAATGCAGTTTTTGCTTGTTGCTTTCCTTGTTTCATGAATCAGGGAGCTTGCAAAAGATTTTGTCGTTGCTGGCACGGCCTCCGAGTCTCTCTATGGTGCCTGTGAGGCAATGTTCAAGCCTGACATGGTTTGTTGCATCTTTGAACCTCGAAGTATTTTGTCATATGACATGccaatttaattttcaatctggaCTTGaattagacaaaaaaagaagtgacatTTGAAGCTGTGTTGTTGTATATAATTCGTAGATTACATAGCAGCAAGAATAGTTGCATATTGCCATTCAGATCTATGAAACACTCATTTTGAAGAAGCAGAACTTTTTAAAGCTTTGTCTTGGAACTTGAGGTTATGTGTTCAAATTTTAGGGCAGCCACTTGGTGCATACGATGTTAGAAGTTAGGTTTGTAGCCTATCTATTCTCTCCTCTCAGTCGTTAGTCTAAACTGGGTGTACTGATTAATCAACCTCCAAGGGAGTGGGAGTCGGAATACAAGGCttagttttgtttgatttctggAAACATTCCTTTATAATGTTGGATGATATAATATAACGAAAATCAAATGCATGTATGTGAAGGACCAGTATACAGAGCTTAATTACatgttttcctctttttcccatTAACAATTATTGTTGtcacttttttccctttcttcggGGATGGTTGGcgttttcaaatatttttttgtttgacgAGTTGAAGCCATGAGTCTGAACTCGTTTCTGCTCATCCTTGTTTATATGATTATATTGATCTCTCCCATCACGGGGAAAGTAACAAATCTATTTGGTTTATATTCCTTATTTCACTGCTCAACTTGAATCTTATGCTCTTAACTGCGCCTTTGACTCTTTGTTTAATTATCATTCAGGAACCTGAGGAACTCTTTGAGACAATATCTCAAGCACTTCTATCATCTGTAGATCGTGATTGCCTGAGTGGTTGGGGAGGACATGTCTATGTTGTGTAAGCCTCAATGAACTGCTtatatgttttgattttatacTCAATTCTTGAAAGCCTTGTACATTTTCTTTACTGGTGGTGATACTGAGCATGAGAGTAAATTAAGCATCTTAGACTTCATCTCATGGTTTGCTGTTGTTACTTGCCCGAACTTTGCATCTTGATTTTTTTGACGATAAGTTCTGCTAGACTTAATATTCAATATTTCATTTACATTTGAATTTGATGAACTAATGTTTTTCATTGGTAAATGAGCATTTATAAAAGGTAAAAGAGTACTATATCCTGAAGGGCATAATCAGAAGAAACAAGGGtaaaaaacaccaaaaccttGGACCATTGTGTTTctggttcaaacaaataaagGCCCTAGTCCCATCAGAAAGGGGAACGGCTGATGTTAGCACCATTGTGTTTCTGGTTCATCACAAACTCATCCCCCTCTTTATTTCTTTGATATTTTTCGTTCATGGATTATCACTGAACCTCCTTTTGGTTAGTTCTTGGGGAAAATTGTAGGAAAAGGTTAGGATATGTTTTATTCTTGCTATAGGCAATTTAACCCTAACTGATCATAGGATTCAGGTTTAACTGTTATTGTAAAGAGAGGAAGTGCAGCAATATTTCATTCACAGCATAGAGGGAAGACAGTGAGTGCAATAGAATTTAGATGTGCTTAGTGTAATTCTACCCTGAAGTATGCAGAAGTTCTCTCTTTGATGAGAATTGTGTTAGTCCATGTTTGAGAACTTTGAAATTCTAGACCAAATGGAGCGCATTGCTtatcttctctcttcttcttcttcttcttcttcttcttcttcttcttctctctctctctctctctctctctctctctctctctctctctctcatgcatgcACAACCATGCATTTTTCTATTATTGCTATTTATCTTCTGTTGCTGAATTTCTTGCTATTCAACTGTTGTCCAGTCCCTTTTCTACCAGTGCACTGGGAAGTGATAATCACTAGCTaacttgtttatttgtttgtatttgcTGCAGCACACCAACAGAAGTAACAGAGAGGATTCTAAAGGGAAGGATGGATTGACCAGTTCCAGTACAGTTGAAGCCCAATTCTTTTCACTGTCCCCTTTGCGTATTTTAACTGAATATCAATTTGATGATGCAGGAATTTCTCCGCTTTCTTCGTGGAATCCCATTTTTTTCCACTGTCCCCTTCACTTTCTTTGTGCGGCCTGATACTGTACTCTGATAGTAATTTATAATTGGATTCGCCTGGTTTCAAATTATCTTATGGTTATGCTGGAGAGTTAGATTTTCTTCTGTGTTTTGTAATTGTGTACCAGTTTGATGTTTCTTTTGGGAGAAGGCCCAGTTTTATAGGATAAATGGACAGCCTTTTAGTGTGTCTATTTTACCTCGAGCTTTTTATCTGAAAGTATGTGATTTTCTTCTTTCGAATTTTATCAAATGCATATGGCGCGCCGGTTTTGATTAGGGGAGGAGACGAAAAATATGAGTGACACAAATCTTGGCTACACATATATAGATAGTTCTTTTGACTTATGCATCAAAGTTTTTTTCACCGGCCAATTCGCATTTCTTTTTATTGCACGCTCTTGGATTGGAGTCCTGTTGAGACCGAGGTGGGATTGCAGCGCGTGGTTTGCTGTGCAACGGATCTCTATTCGATGATCCGAATTGTCTATCTTGTAGGGCTTGCTGGATAGAATGTCCGTGAAAATTCAAGTCGATCGTACAACCACAGCTACCTTGTTGGAATACTTCTTTTTTCAGTCATGCAAAAAAAAGATCTTGCTcgtcaaaataaaataaaatattagacTCGTCTATTTTCTATGTAAAAGTGCTTCTACAAAGTTGCGGATGTACGATCAACTTGAAGCTTTAAGTGGACATTTTTATCCGACCAGCCATACAAGATGAAATGGGTCGGATAATTGAGTACAGATCCGGACACAGCGATCTGTGCGTTGTAGTCTTTAAGTGGACATTTTATCCGACGAGCCATACGAGATGAAATGGGTTGGCTCATTGAGTAGAGATCCGGACACAGCGATCTGTGCACTGGGACTACAGCGAAGCTGTGTCCTTGTGTCATAATCCGAAGTAGAGATAGCAGAAGCGAAGGTGTGGGGGCTTCGGCGATTACCTCGGTTATCTAACCGGACTACCATTAACCGTAGTCTCATATCAGGTGTGACCGTGTATACTCCTCTGAACTCGCTCGGTGTCAAGTCTCCTGTTGGCGCTTCGGGTATTACCGAAGAACAAGCATTCCGTTAAGATCTCTTGAAAGAGTAGCGCACCAAGAagggaccaagagcgacacgtggcggaaagaatcatctaggccaggtctggccatgtgcttcgtaaccgtcttatccggtgcgtcatctatgacgtcacccgaggcggttacctaagcttGATCTCCACGTGttggcttggagcccaagttaacctaggtctataaatacaaagggatactcatctttgagaggtatgccatctttccctaaccctagacctaaaaacaactctccttacatctaacttgatcgtcggagggtcactaggctattccagccttagtgacttgttgcaggttcagcggcggaggaacagagcagcggaagagaagtactagttcaggccaaggtccctcctcctaaatcgaacccctacagaAGGTGCGTAGGAAAATTGTGCCCGAGCGCTTCCTATGGAACAAAAGTACACTCTGGAACTTCAGAAGTTTCTTTTAACACATTCAATTCATTACATAAcaaagcccgaaggcaatacaaattttatcaaaagatacaagaatgaGTCAAAACTACCCAGATTTCGACACAAGCACCCTTTGTAGAAGCAAAACCGGCAAAGTTGCCAGATGAGAACCAATCTAAGTCTAAATAGTAGAGAATCCCAAACGGACTGGACCCCAACTCAAACCCAAGAATCACATATGAAATCTGGACGGCAAGAGCCGTTCACCGGAGCAAGAGTCGTTCACTGTAAAAAGAGCCGTTCACCGGAGCAAACCCCTTCACCGAAAACAGCAACCGGACAAACCTCAACCCACCAACAATCACAAACAAACCCAACTTCGAACGATCCTCAATAGGCGCCGGATTATTCGCCCACCTCCTCTTCCACACCAGATTTGGGAAAACCAaactggtaccaaaccaaattgaTTTGAGGGAAACCCAAATCAGCTAGTAGAAAGCTAAcgaaaaacaaacagaaaacaaaaaccccAAACGCTCCAAACCCCATTGTTCAaacctttccgatcattttttttgctgatttcttgcgggtacccttaaaatcacgttctgatcactttgagcggctcggatcgt
The sequence above is drawn from the Rhododendron vialii isolate Sample 1 chromosome 6a, ASM3025357v1 genome and encodes:
- the LOC131329114 gene encoding proteasome subunit beta type-3-A, producing the protein MSIFEYNGSALVAMVGKNCFAIASDRRLGVQLQTIATDFQKIYKIHDKLFIGLAGLATDAQTLYQRLVFRHKLYQLREERDMKPQTFASLVSAVLYEKRFGPYFCQPVIAGLGDEDKPFICTMDSIGAKELAKDFVVAGTASESLYGACEAMFKPDMEPEELFETISQALLSSVDRDCLSGWGGHVYVVTPTEVTERILKGRMD